From Saprospiraceae bacterium, one genomic window encodes:
- a CDS encoding LytTR family transcriptional regulator → MSNRDAKPYQALKLLLKDTNGFQLFSFQEIIFIKAERAYSKIYLLGEEPFLCARPLSKIQELINHEVFFRSHNSYLVNLHMIKEYSKKEGSVLILKSGHKIPLAQKRKEELEFSLYTLFLPK, encoded by the coding sequence ATGTCAAACCGCGATGCAAAGCCATATCAAGCTTTAAAACTCTTACTTAAGGACACCAACGGATTTCAACTTTTCTCTTTTCAAGAAATTATTTTTATAAAGGCTGAAAGGGCTTATTCTAAAATTTACTTACTAGGAGAAGAGCCTTTCCTATGTGCTAGGCCACTTTCTAAAATCCAGGAGTTGATCAACCATGAGGTGTTTTTCCGAAGTCATAATTCATACCTGGTCAACCTGCATATGATCAAGGAATATTCTAAAAAGGAGGGTTCAGTTCTCATTCTCAAATCCGGGCACAAAATTCCACTGGCCCAAAAACGCAAAGAAGAACTAGAGTTCTCACTCTACACTTTGTTCCTTCCAAAATAA
- a CDS encoding CHAT domain-containing protein → MDNLWGNRCTEEYINELKKTQNRINHSDTSLWLDQLDSLKWWFIRAEKLQHPKDRKSLRMAYQGLANNYRKAQDFYSAFEIYERAHWLLEDPKQLDDYGWYIENPLLTIATRLDNFEKAEYYGWKVVKYLIECQEEEKLSRVYSNLGKLYRTKLDWQQSDSIFLHGIKHSQNIKYGYGEFINTFDLAKNLLLQDSVKAFDMFFYQVENLLPKIKLEKNYELYLVEVNGLKADYYLKSNQYVKAYQIYQESIQNLLKVSNTEVREKSKLYCKLGLAALWAFGPDSANHFYQLGIQLLLPSTENNPELPDIKILYRENTLVELFDLKSQIEYVRFQKSNDIRNLKKAIQSVILIGYLSKSTIEDILGEESKILSLQQLRHYIERTFDWCAEFQKIQNDTELLGYLRDLLDYSKSQLIHDRWNTNARFEELSESERMEVDKTISQIRRWKERINNDDKSASITGLRLKLEKILNQKFYDIFDKDTATNYLEFFVSSRYIFRYSELNGLKNFVVLGAKEQMDKLYHTMNLVISQKDNHNKMVWNELYQFFWSDMPTDGPKKLTIIPDGTLHNLPFEAFVANNQKLLIEQHQISYRFSRIYPKGKGKSRRKIKSNEILILAPQYPENPISSVERGSIYHLKHAQEECEEIHKELDVFPNGSESITKDQLITALKKCRIFHFAGHTVMSSENTNLALEMDQLFYEDIAMMHHHSDLSVLSACETGLGKWIAGDANRSIAKAFTESGTSSVVHSIWTVNDQSTSQIMIDFYRNLKSGQTVGTALANAKLNYLQNASFEWRHPHFWAGFVLTGDSELVLSFGDDHVSWFTLVIGVTLILISALIIVRYKTKIKIN, encoded by the coding sequence TTGGATAATCTCTGGGGAAATCGGTGTACCGAAGAATACATTAATGAGTTGAAAAAGACACAAAACCGAATTAACCACTCAGACACCAGTCTTTGGCTTGACCAGTTGGATTCATTAAAATGGTGGTTCATAAGAGCAGAAAAACTGCAACATCCAAAGGACAGGAAGTCACTCAGAATGGCTTATCAGGGCTTAGCGAATAACTATAGAAAAGCCCAAGATTTTTACAGTGCTTTTGAAATATACGAACGCGCTCACTGGCTTTTGGAGGATCCAAAACAATTGGATGATTATGGCTGGTACATAGAAAATCCCCTGCTCACAATTGCTACGCGTCTTGATAATTTTGAGAAAGCTGAATACTATGGCTGGAAAGTTGTCAAGTATTTGATTGAATGTCAGGAAGAAGAAAAATTAAGTCGCGTATATAGTAATTTGGGTAAACTTTACAGGACCAAACTTGACTGGCAACAGTCTGATTCTATTTTTCTGCACGGAATAAAACATTCTCAGAATATTAAATATGGTTATGGAGAATTTATCAACACCTTTGATTTAGCAAAGAATTTATTACTTCAGGATTCTGTGAAGGCTTTCGACATGTTTTTCTATCAAGTCGAAAATTTACTTCCCAAAATAAAACTGGAAAAAAATTATGAACTCTATTTAGTAGAAGTGAATGGTCTAAAGGCAGATTACTATTTAAAGTCAAATCAATATGTAAAAGCATATCAGATTTATCAAGAGTCCATTCAAAATTTACTGAAGGTCTCCAACACCGAAGTTCGTGAAAAGTCCAAACTGTACTGCAAATTAGGTCTGGCTGCTTTATGGGCATTTGGGCCTGATTCAGCTAATCATTTCTACCAATTGGGAATTCAACTTTTATTGCCCTCCACAGAAAATAATCCTGAATTACCCGATATAAAAATACTTTATCGCGAAAACACATTGGTTGAATTATTTGATCTGAAAAGCCAAATCGAGTATGTTCGATTTCAAAAATCAAATGACATTCGCAATTTAAAGAAGGCCATTCAATCTGTAATATTGATAGGATATCTTTCTAAGAGTACCATTGAAGATATATTGGGTGAAGAATCAAAGATACTTTCTCTTCAACAACTCAGACATTATATTGAGAGGACTTTTGATTGGTGTGCTGAATTTCAAAAGATCCAAAATGATACTGAATTATTGGGATATTTGAGAGATCTTCTGGATTATTCCAAGAGTCAGCTAATCCATGATCGGTGGAATACCAATGCACGTTTTGAAGAGCTTTCTGAGAGTGAAAGAATGGAAGTTGATAAAACCATCAGCCAAATACGCCGATGGAAAGAACGAATCAACAATGATGATAAATCGGCTAGTATTACTGGACTGCGTCTTAAACTAGAAAAAATATTAAATCAAAAATTCTATGATATTTTTGATAAGGATACTGCTACAAATTATCTTGAATTTTTTGTTAGCTCCCGATATATATTTAGATACAGTGAGCTGAATGGTTTAAAAAACTTTGTGGTATTGGGAGCAAAAGAACAGATGGATAAATTGTACCACACCATGAACCTCGTTATTTCCCAAAAGGATAATCATAATAAAATGGTATGGAATGAATTATATCAATTTTTCTGGTCAGACATGCCGACAGACGGACCAAAAAAATTGACCATAATCCCAGATGGTACACTACACAATTTACCTTTTGAAGCTTTTGTCGCAAACAATCAGAAATTATTAATAGAACAACATCAGATTTCCTATCGATTTTCCAGAATTTATCCCAAAGGTAAAGGCAAAAGCAGAAGGAAAATTAAATCCAATGAAATCCTGATACTTGCTCCGCAATATCCTGAAAATCCAATCAGCTCTGTAGAAAGAGGATCGATCTATCATCTTAAACATGCTCAGGAAGAATGTGAGGAAATACATAAAGAATTGGATGTCTTCCCAAATGGATCAGAATCAATAACAAAAGATCAATTGATTACAGCCCTAAAAAAATGTAGAATCTTCCATTTTGCTGGACATACAGTGATGAGTTCAGAAAATACCAATCTGGCCTTAGAAATGGATCAACTTTTTTATGAAGACATCGCCATGATGCACCATCATTCGGATCTTAGTGTTCTCAGTGCCTGTGAAACAGGACTTGGAAAATGGATTGCTGGAGACGCCAACCGAAGTATTGCCAAAGCCTTTACTGAATCCGGTACTTCTTCGGTGGTCCATAGCATCTGGACGGTCAATGACCAATCTACGAGTCAAATCATGATAGACTTTTACAGAAATCTCAAGTCCGGACAAACCGTTGGGACGGCTTTAGCCAACGCCAAATTGAATTATCTACAAAACGCGTCCTTTGAATGGCGACACCCGCATTTTTGGGCGGGATTTGTGCTAACGGGTGATTCGGAGTTGGTGCTGAGTTTTGGAGATGATCATGTTTCATGGTTTACATTAGTCATTGGGGTAACATTAATTCTAATCTCGGCATTAATTATAGTAAGATACAAAACAAAAATTAAAATTAATTAA
- a CDS encoding sigma-70 family RNA polymerase sigma factor, whose amino-acid sequence MDIHQIYRHIRGSVADRERAITWLYQNKSLQASVASVVKRGGGTSEEAKLIYHEVIVQFVQTVFSRSDFKIESDLTAYMLGVARFVWFKEAKSKIRKNFESIEHHDLTLNSSTNIESDLIGEEKIKMLESILTKLGTKCKEVLMYWSHGYSMQEISLLLGYKSEGMVRKKKCLCIAELSSFIKSHPHLLETLKI is encoded by the coding sequence TTGGACATACATCAAATTTACCGGCACATTAGGGGTTCTGTAGCAGATCGGGAAAGAGCCATTACCTGGCTTTATCAAAACAAATCTCTTCAGGCAAGTGTAGCCTCTGTCGTGAAAAGAGGTGGTGGAACATCTGAGGAAGCCAAATTGATTTACCACGAGGTGATTGTCCAATTTGTCCAAACGGTTTTCTCCAGATCAGATTTTAAAATAGAGTCAGATCTAACCGCTTATATGTTAGGGGTGGCAAGGTTTGTTTGGTTCAAAGAAGCAAAATCTAAAATCCGGAAAAATTTTGAGTCAATTGAACACCATGATCTAACTTTAAATTCTTCTACTAATATTGAAAGCGATTTAATTGGTGAAGAAAAAATTAAAATGTTAGAATCAATATTGACAAAACTCGGAACCAAATGTAAAGAAGTACTGATGTATTGGTCACATGGATATAGCATGCAGGAGATTAGTCTCCTCCTAGGCTATAAGTCAGAAGGAATGGTTCGAAAAAAGAAGTGTTTGTGCATTGCAGAACTTTCATCTTTTATTAAGAGTCACCCTCATTTGTTAGAAACTCTCAAAATATGA
- a CDS encoding IS3 family transposase: protein MKPKAEFIQSLSGVYPTNKLCKMMNIPRNTLYHFIHRRDSPTKHLGLRDRIKSVFDSHMNRYGSRRIKMELAVKYSKNVSRHLIRKCMKEQNLKAIQPKSFVPKTTDSTGTKFPAPNLLLDFGKAQKPNEVWVGDITYIPLKNGQWAYLSTWIDTYLHKVVGWDVQTHMRSELVISAFNKAKLKCIQNKLSVIVHSDRGTQYSSKDFKNAIKGNRQSMTRKNEVYDNAIAESFFSRLKCECIRGTVFDDLDQLRFTLFEYIDGYYNTIRRHSSIQYYTPLEFENIYYSKNQFTHCN from the coding sequence ATGAAACCAAAAGCTGAATTTATCCAGAGTCTAAGCGGTGTGTATCCTACTAACAAGCTTTGCAAGATGATGAATATTCCAAGGAATACTTTGTATCATTTTATCCACAGGAGGGATTCTCCCACTAAACATTTGGGATTAAGAGACCGAATAAAATCCGTATTTGACTCTCATATGAATAGGTATGGAAGTCGTAGAATTAAAATGGAATTAGCCGTAAAATATTCAAAAAATGTTAGCCGCCATTTGATTCGCAAATGTATGAAGGAACAAAATTTGAAAGCAATCCAGCCAAAGAGTTTTGTTCCAAAAACAACTGATTCCACCGGGACCAAATTTCCTGCACCCAATTTACTTCTTGATTTTGGAAAGGCGCAAAAACCAAATGAAGTATGGGTTGGTGACATTACCTACATTCCTTTAAAGAATGGCCAATGGGCCTATCTTTCAACTTGGATTGATACTTATTTGCATAAAGTAGTGGGCTGGGATGTTCAGACTCATATGAGAAGCGAACTGGTTATTTCAGCCTTCAATAAAGCAAAACTGAAATGCATCCAAAATAAATTAAGTGTGATTGTCCATTCTGACCGAGGAACGCAGTACTCTAGTAAAGATTTCAAAAATGCCATTAAAGGAAATAGACAAAGTATGACTCGCAAAAACGAAGTTTATGACAACGCAATTGCCGAATCATTTTTCTCAAGGCTCAAATGCGAATGCATTAGAGGTACTGTATTTGATGATTTGGATCAATTAAGATTCACTCTGTTTGAATACATAGATGGCTATTACAACACAATCAGAAGGCATTCATCCATTCAATACTATACACCCTTAGAATTTGAAAATATTTATTATTCGAAAAATCAATTCACTCATTGCAACTAA
- a CDS encoding transposase: protein MDQSKTNNRRRRYDTEFKLNAIHLLESGRNASELADSLGVSKQMLYNWRSQIRITRNASVQPGTNNPYTELEQLRKKLRDVEMERDILKKALNIFSRQT from the coding sequence ATGGATCAATCAAAGACAAACAATCGGAGGAGGAGGTACGATACCGAGTTTAAGCTTAATGCCATTCATTTGCTCGAATCCGGGAGGAACGCTAGCGAATTAGCTGATTCTCTTGGCGTTAGTAAGCAAATGCTTTACAATTGGCGTAGTCAAATCAGGATTACCAGGAATGCTTCCGTCCAGCCAGGAACAAATAATCCTTATACTGAACTTGAACAGCTCCGTAAGAAATTAAGGGATGTTGAAATGGAAAGGGATATTTTAAAAAAAGCCTTGAACATTTTCAGCCGGCAGACATGA
- a CDS encoding type III pantothenate kinase — MNLTIDIGNTKIKFARFKGNELIDFESFFHEEAASIKQWILQRSFDQSILSTVQNPNHAMVEWIITQTKPIRFNAFSKLPIELDYLSLETLGQDRIAALCGGKSIFPDRHLLIVNAGTCITYDLLDHQAVFRGGNIAPGMHMRWKAMHHFTGRLPLIQTFNTIENQLLGRSTEEALIFGVLQGMGAEVDRYYTELAVKYGALIPVITGGDAAILKTFIKFAAVYEPLLVMRGLNSILDYL, encoded by the coding sequence TTGAATCTTACCATTGACATCGGGAATACCAAAATAAAATTTGCGAGATTCAAAGGCAACGAACTGATCGATTTTGAATCTTTCTTCCATGAGGAAGCTGCATCGATCAAACAATGGATTTTACAGCGTTCATTTGATCAGAGCATTCTCTCTACCGTACAAAACCCAAATCATGCCATGGTGGAATGGATCATTACACAGACCAAACCAATCCGCTTTAATGCTTTTTCAAAATTACCTATAGAGTTGGATTATTTAAGCCTAGAAACACTGGGCCAAGATAGAATTGCAGCTCTTTGTGGTGGAAAATCAATTTTTCCGGATCGGCATTTATTGATTGTCAATGCAGGTACTTGCATCACCTATGATCTGCTAGACCATCAAGCTGTCTTTCGGGGGGGGAACATAGCTCCAGGGATGCATATGCGCTGGAAGGCCATGCATCATTTCACTGGTAGATTGCCTTTGATTCAGACTTTTAATACCATTGAGAATCAACTATTGGGTCGATCCACCGAGGAGGCACTCATTTTTGGTGTATTGCAGGGAATGGGGGCTGAAGTGGATCGGTATTATACTGAACTCGCTGTAAAATACGGGGCTTTAATACCCGTTATTACCGGTGGCGATGCAGCCATTCTCAAAACTTTTATCAAATTTGCAGCCGTTTATGAGCCTTTGCTGGTGATGAGAGGCTTAAACTCAATATTGGATTATCTATGA
- the purH gene encoding bifunctional phosphoribosylaminoimidazolecarboxamide formyltransferase/IMP cyclohydrolase has translation MDSIRINSALISVFNKDGLEPLIRLLHDIGVVIYSTGGTQEFIESLGLPVVSVETITGYPSILGGRVKTLHPKVFGGILAIRNQDHLSQLAHFEIPSIDLVVVDLYPFEETLAASNDEDEIIEKIDIGGISLIRAAAKNFKDVVVIPSRESYPELKEILQNNGITQLSTRKKLAKQAFVVSSHYDGLIRDYFANQLGAKKSLRYGENPHQKAWFEGDLGLEFLHGKELSYNNLLDVDAAMELMNDFKNDGPCIAVLKHNNVCGIAVRNQLIQAWHDALAGDPVSAFGGIIVSNQTIDYNTAIEIDKLFYEVLIAPDFDPEAFPLLSSKKSRILLKIKHWPSGQLQLRTVLNGTLTQDKDHSSLKSEDLKSVTQLSPSPSQVSDLLFAARCTKHLKSNAIAIVKDQQLIGMGCGQTSRIDACRQAIQKANAMGFATTGSVMSSEAFFPFPDSVELAAEAGISAIVQPGGSVNDQKVIARADELKMCMVFSGIRQFKH, from the coding sequence ATGGACTCTATACGAATAAACTCAGCCCTTATATCTGTCTTTAACAAAGATGGTCTAGAACCCCTTATTCGCTTATTGCACGACATTGGTGTGGTTATATATTCCACCGGAGGTACTCAGGAATTCATCGAGTCTTTAGGACTACCTGTTGTCAGTGTAGAAACCATCACCGGATATCCTTCCATCTTGGGTGGAAGGGTCAAAACACTGCATCCAAAGGTGTTTGGCGGAATACTTGCCATCAGAAACCAGGATCACCTCAGCCAATTGGCTCACTTCGAAATTCCTTCCATCGATTTGGTGGTGGTGGATTTATATCCATTTGAAGAAACCCTTGCCGCCAGCAATGATGAGGATGAAATCATTGAGAAGATCGACATTGGTGGCATCTCACTGATCAGGGCAGCCGCCAAAAATTTCAAAGATGTGGTCGTCATTCCCTCCAGAGAATCCTACCCTGAACTGAAAGAGATCTTGCAAAATAACGGGATCACACAACTATCCACCCGGAAGAAATTGGCAAAACAGGCATTTGTTGTTAGTTCCCATTACGATGGCTTAATCAGGGATTATTTTGCAAACCAACTGGGGGCTAAAAAATCCCTTCGGTATGGCGAAAATCCCCACCAGAAAGCCTGGTTTGAAGGCGATTTGGGATTGGAATTCCTACATGGAAAAGAGTTGTCCTACAACAACCTCCTGGATGTGGATGCTGCCATGGAGCTGATGAATGATTTTAAAAACGATGGTCCTTGTATCGCCGTTTTAAAACACAACAACGTTTGTGGGATTGCTGTGAGGAATCAACTCATTCAAGCTTGGCATGATGCCCTGGCCGGAGATCCTGTTTCTGCATTTGGTGGTATTATTGTCTCAAATCAAACCATTGACTACAATACGGCCATCGAAATTGATAAATTATTTTATGAAGTCTTGATTGCTCCGGACTTTGATCCAGAGGCTTTCCCTTTATTGAGTTCAAAAAAATCCAGAATTTTATTGAAAATTAAACACTGGCCATCCGGCCAATTGCAATTGCGCACAGTATTGAATGGAACCCTGACCCAGGATAAAGATCATAGCAGTCTGAAATCAGAGGATCTTAAATCGGTTACTCAACTTTCGCCCTCCCCATCTCAAGTCAGCGATTTACTCTTTGCGGCACGTTGTACCAAACACTTAAAATCAAACGCAATAGCCATTGTGAAGGATCAGCAATTGATCGGTATGGGTTGTGGACAGACATCCAGAATTGATGCCTGCAGACAAGCCATCCAAAAAGCAAATGCGATGGGATTCGCCACCACTGGAAGTGTGATGTCATCCGAAGCATTCTTCCCTTTTCCCGACAGTGTAGAGTTGGCTGCTGAAGCAGGTATTTCTGCCATTGTCCAGCCAGGAGGCTCAGTCAATGATCAAAAAGTAATTGCCAGGGCTGATGAATTAAAAATGTGCATGGTTTTTTCTGGTATCCGTCAATTTAAACACTAA
- a CDS encoding DUF4286 family protein produces the protein MSFRQEPLIMLMYHVTVKINPEKAEEWLHWMKTKHIPEVLDTGYFIKCRMSKLDTDDQDGVTFSVLYDCHSRESLYQYMSLCAPALQKKHIDKFAGQFVAFRTILEVNEEFYPRKRET, from the coding sequence TTGTCTTTTCGTCAGGAACCACTAATTATGTTGATGTACCACGTCACTGTAAAAATCAATCCAGAAAAAGCAGAGGAATGGCTTCATTGGATGAAGACCAAGCATATCCCTGAAGTACTTGATACCGGTTATTTTATCAAATGCAGGATGTCTAAATTGGATACCGACGATCAGGATGGTGTCACCTTTTCCGTTTTGTATGATTGTCATTCGCGGGAATCATTGTACCAATATATGAGCCTTTGTGCACCAGCTTTACAAAAAAAGCACATTGATAAATTTGCAGGTCAATTCGTTGCATTCAGAACCATCCTGGAAGTCAATGAAGAATTCTATCCCAGAAAAAGGGAAACATAG
- a CDS encoding Rrf2 family transcriptional regulator: MVFTKSFSYIIKVLIYMVIHHRQTRLFGAKELSDELGIPMAFISKKLRTMVDAGLLNSYKGPGGGFEIKEICYITPLSEILKISDHKDYFTTCVLHFSKCNAKKPCPMHHLVGPVNQELKILLEKTTLMDLLTGNHQKLLQQLRGN, encoded by the coding sequence ATGGTATTCACAAAAAGTTTTAGTTATATCATAAAGGTATTGATCTATATGGTAATTCACCACCGACAAACAAGGCTATTTGGCGCCAAAGAATTGTCTGATGAATTGGGCATTCCCATGGCTTTTATCTCGAAAAAACTTCGGACAATGGTTGATGCCGGTCTGCTGAATTCCTATAAAGGTCCTGGAGGTGGATTTGAAATAAAGGAGATCTGTTACATCACACCACTATCTGAGATATTGAAAATTTCTGACCACAAAGATTATTTTACAACCTGCGTTTTGCATTTCAGTAAATGCAATGCCAAAAAGCCATGCCCCATGCATCATTTGGTGGGTCCGGTCAATCAGGAGTTGAAAATATTGCTCGAAAAAACCACTCTGATGGATTTGTTGACTGGAAATCACCAAAAGCTTCTTCAACAGCTCCGGGGAAATTAA
- a CDS encoding c-type cytochrome: MPFFILMAVLSSLFIGCSGGVKKEIPPVDISKLSENQPEVHGTLVEDKDIVLNNPLNQDWVSSGKNIYELKCLACHRLNEERLVGPGWAGVTKTRKPAWIINMITNVDVMLETDEEAQKLLEQCLVRMPNQNISAEESRHILEFMFHNDGQK, encoded by the coding sequence ATGCCTTTTTTTATATTAATGGCAGTCCTTAGCAGCTTATTCATTGGCTGTTCTGGAGGAGTCAAAAAAGAAATTCCTCCTGTGGATATTTCAAAATTGTCAGAAAACCAACCGGAAGTGCATGGGACTTTGGTGGAAGACAAAGACATTGTACTCAACAATCCTTTGAACCAGGATTGGGTCAGCAGTGGTAAAAACATTTACGAATTAAAATGTCTCGCATGCCATAGGTTGAATGAGGAGAGATTGGTTGGTCCCGGTTGGGCAGGTGTGACCAAAACGCGCAAACCTGCCTGGATTATCAATATGATCACCAATGTTGATGTCATGTTGGAGACAGATGAGGAGGCTCAGAAATTGCTGGAGCAGTGTCTTGTCAGGATGCCCAATCAAAACATCAGTGCTGAAGAGTCCAGACATATATTGGAATTTATGTTCCACAATGATGGTCAGAAATAG
- the nosZ gene encoding Sec-dependent nitrous-oxide reductase has protein sequence MKSIIFKSIIGGSMLALFLLSACKPKGMQTAVQGDAALKAYVAPGQYDEFYNFVSGGFSGQMSVYGLPSGRLFRVIPVFSVDPEKGWGYSEETKPMLNTSHGFVPWDDLHHPALSTTDGIHDGKWAFGNANNTPRIARIDLTTFRTNEIIEIPNSGGNHSSPFITENTEYVVAGTRFSVPMDGKTDVPIESYKENFKGTVSFISVNKDNGRMNIAFQILLPGVNFDLARAGKAKSHGWFFFSCYNSEQANTLLEVNASQKDKDFVMAVNWKKAEEYIAAGKGVKKAVRYAHNVFDESTHTATSEIKTEVLVLDPKDLPGMVYFMPCPKSPHGCDTDPTGEYIVGSGKLAAVIPVFSFTKILAAIDQKNFETEYEGIPVLNYDAVLHGEVTKPGLGPLHTEFDDNGYAYTSFFVSSEIVKWKISDLTVVDRVPTYYSIGHLCVPGGPTKKPWGKYVIAYNKITKDRYLPTGPELAQSAQLYSIEGDKMKLLLDFPTIGEPHYAEAIPAELIKPKSVKIFKLEDNKHPYAALGEKQARVERKGNEVHVYMSSIRSHFVPDNIEGIRMGDQVYFHVTNLEQDWDVPHGFAIKGASNSELLIMPGETQTLLWKPDRIGVFPMYCTDFCSALHQEMQGYIRVSPAASNQPLTFSTGGKKDKPAQ, from the coding sequence ATGAAATCAATCATTTTTAAATCAATTATTGGTGGCAGCATGCTTGCATTATTCTTATTGTCAGCGTGCAAACCCAAAGGCATGCAAACAGCTGTGCAAGGTGATGCTGCGTTAAAAGCGTATGTTGCGCCAGGCCAATATGATGAGTTTTACAATTTTGTTTCCGGGGGTTTTAGTGGACAGATGTCCGTATATGGTTTGCCATCAGGACGTTTGTTTAGAGTAATTCCCGTTTTTTCTGTGGACCCGGAAAAAGGATGGGGTTATTCGGAAGAAACAAAGCCGATGCTAAACACTTCACATGGTTTTGTGCCCTGGGATGATCTACACCATCCTGCATTGTCCACTACAGATGGAATCCACGATGGTAAGTGGGCGTTTGGAAACGCAAACAATACACCCAGAATTGCCCGAATTGACCTGACCACTTTCAGGACCAATGAGATTATTGAAATACCAAACAGTGGAGGCAATCACTCTTCGCCTTTTATCACTGAGAATACTGAATATGTGGTGGCAGGTACCCGATTTAGTGTCCCAATGGATGGTAAGACTGACGTCCCCATAGAATCCTATAAGGAGAATTTTAAAGGCACCGTAAGTTTTATTTCAGTGAACAAGGACAATGGAAGAATGAATATCGCTTTCCAGATTTTATTGCCGGGTGTAAATTTTGACCTTGCCAGAGCAGGAAAAGCTAAGTCTCATGGTTGGTTTTTCTTTTCATGTTATAATTCTGAGCAAGCGAACACTTTACTGGAAGTAAATGCTTCGCAGAAAGACAAGGATTTTGTGATGGCAGTCAATTGGAAAAAAGCAGAGGAATATATTGCTGCAGGAAAAGGTGTAAAAAAAGCCGTGCGATATGCCCACAATGTTTTTGACGAATCCACCCATACTGCCACCAGTGAAATCAAAACCGAGGTTTTGGTTTTAGACCCCAAAGATTTGCCGGGAATGGTTTATTTTATGCCTTGTCCCAAATCTCCTCATGGATGTGATACAGACCCCACAGGCGAATATATCGTTGGAAGTGGAAAACTCGCCGCGGTTATTCCGGTATTTTCTTTTACCAAAATTTTAGCAGCCATTGACCAGAAAAATTTTGAAACTGAATATGAAGGCATTCCCGTCCTGAATTATGATGCAGTTTTACACGGTGAGGTGACAAAACCGGGTCTTGGCCCATTGCATACAGAGTTTGATGACAATGGATATGCGTATACCTCATTTTTTGTTTCATCGGAAATCGTAAAATGGAAGATAAGTGATTTGACCGTTGTGGACAGGGTTCCAACGTATTATTCCATCGGACATTTATGTGTACCAGGTGGTCCTACCAAAAAACCCTGGGGCAAGTATGTGATTGCTTACAATAAAATCACCAAAGACAGGTACCTGCCCACAGGACCTGAATTGGCTCAAAGTGCCCAGCTGTATTCTATTGAAGGAGACAAGATGAAGTTGTTATTGGATTTTCCAACGATAGGAGAGCCTCATTATGCAGAAGCAATCCCGGCTGAACTCATCAAACCCAAAAGTGTGAAAATTTTTAAACTGGAAGACAATAAGCATCCTTATGCTGCACTGGGTGAAAAGCAAGCAAGGGTAGAAAGAAAGGGAAATGAAGTACATGTGTACATGTCAAGCATCCGATCACATTTTGTTCCTGATAATATTGAAGGTATAAGGATGGGAGATCAAGTTTATTTTCATGTGACCAATCTGGAACAAGACTGGGATGTACCTCACGGATTTGCCATTAAGGGGGCGAGCAATTCAGAATTGTTGATTATGCCTGGAGAAACGCAAACCCTTTTGTGGAAACCTGACAGAATTGGAGTTTTTCCAATGTATTGTACTGATTTTTGCTCTGCCCTTCATCAGGAAATGCAAGGGTATATACGTGTAAGTCCTGCTGCCTCAAATCAACCGTTGACCTTTAGTACCGGCGGAAAGAAAGATAAACCCGCTCAGTAA